One Oryzomonas sagensis DNA segment encodes these proteins:
- a CDS encoding glycosyltransferase family 4 protein, with the protein MTKEIAKLPPLDGVTLHCISGHDFRPMQPADWDRINIGYCFFENDIEALRHTRRAAREWDFIVAGSSWCEHQLRIGGVRQTATILQGIDPDNFYPTPFLEDDSRFIVFSGGKFEFRKGQDLVIAAMRTFMQRHQDACLVCSWINQWPFSLATMANSPHISFRLTNDDCLTILQRTLHENGIPLERVCLTPLVDNAQIRQIYQQSDIGIFPNRCEGGNNMVMCEYMACGRTVIASDATGQADIITGRNAFALADYTPLLVKDAAGQPSGIWHEPSVEELIEQLESAYRNRDIRRHKSAVAAEDMKRLAWDKAAHQFHYIATKLNNAAAFGHSRT; encoded by the coding sequence TTGACGAAGGAAATTGCGAAGCTGCCGCCGCTTGACGGCGTGACCCTGCACTGTATCAGCGGCCATGACTTTCGCCCCATGCAGCCGGCGGATTGGGATCGGATCAACATCGGCTACTGTTTCTTCGAAAATGATATCGAAGCCCTCCGGCATACCCGTCGGGCTGCCCGCGAATGGGACTTCATCGTCGCCGGTTCGTCGTGGTGCGAGCACCAGTTGCGGATCGGCGGGGTTCGGCAGACAGCCACAATCCTTCAGGGGATCGATCCGGACAACTTTTACCCGACGCCCTTTCTTGAAGACGACAGCAGGTTCATAGTCTTCTCGGGCGGCAAGTTTGAGTTCCGCAAAGGGCAAGACCTGGTGATCGCCGCCATGCGTACGTTCATGCAGCGCCATCAGGACGCCTGCCTGGTCTGTTCCTGGATCAATCAATGGCCTTTTTCCCTTGCCACAATGGCCAACTCCCCCCACATCTCGTTCCGGTTGACAAACGACGACTGCCTGACGATCCTGCAGCGGACACTTCACGAAAACGGCATACCTCTGGAGCGGGTCTGCCTGACCCCCCTTGTCGACAATGCCCAGATACGGCAGATTTACCAGCAGAGCGACATCGGCATCTTCCCCAACCGTTGCGAAGGCGGCAACAATATGGTCATGTGTGAGTATATGGCCTGCGGACGGACGGTGATTGCCAGCGATGCCACCGGCCAGGCGGACATTATAACCGGCCGGAACGCCTTTGCCCTTGCCGACTATACGCCTCTGCTGGTCAAGGACGCTGCGGGGCAGCCAAGCGGCATCTGGCATGAACCGTCCGTCGAAGAGCTTATCGAACAGCTGGAATCGGCCTACCGGAACCGGGACATCCGCCGCCACAAGAGCGCCGTTGCCGCCGAGGACATGAAAAGACTGGCGTGGGACAAAGCCGCGCACCAATTTCATTATATCGCCACGAAGCTCAACAATGCGGCCGCATTCGGCCATTCAAGAACGTGA
- a CDS encoding glycosyltransferase family protein — translation MKLPLKEQDISTDFVPDMAAILGDTASIEHPDLYLWIESVPGHFPRNLAALKCPKACYLIDSHLSLPLHLEWGKNFDMVFIAQREYLEEFRRHGIRAFWLPLGCDPEVHKKAGSEKKFEISFVGGIPQGSRRQRLLATLDAQLPIHYERCFWDDMARLFSESKIVFNEAVRNDLNMRVFEVMSTGSFLLTDLARNSGQDTLFRDGEDCAVYRDNEIVDVARFYLENQALREQMAARGQRLVHNAHTYGHRVEDLLAVALGGKPDTFSAEELRERSLVGVPPVDAGVHDSACISTARRSFVIPVLDMSPASEYNVTTLLRDLEGVEGDVIVVFNGQEVAEQLKGHPRIDRYAIMKQNIGVARAWNLGLEMAATPTVFIMNADLHVERAAIEALEQALHSLPDAACVGPQGSFLNFALTRDYLYFDKGSFSHPIKVDAVSGFFFAVKLEHFSAKLIRFENGFTPCYFEEWDLGLQIKQAGLESYIVPTTAYDHHWSGTIRALREISFYERAETAGEILVRNRKVFLNKWRGIAGRAGNQSLFESRFPAYVADQAQALIAEGRQDDAGKLLAEASLRYGDDPLIAALRRFIEIQACKSDKLLQGMEA, via the coding sequence ATGAAGCTGCCACTTAAGGAACAGGACATTTCGACTGATTTTGTCCCGGACATGGCCGCGATCCTCGGCGATACCGCTTCCATCGAGCATCCCGACCTCTACCTCTGGATCGAATCCGTGCCTGGTCACTTCCCCCGGAACCTGGCGGCACTCAAATGCCCGAAGGCTTGTTATCTCATCGACAGCCATCTGAGCCTTCCCCTGCATCTCGAGTGGGGGAAGAACTTCGATATGGTATTCATCGCCCAGCGAGAATACCTGGAGGAATTCCGACGGCACGGAATCCGGGCTTTCTGGCTGCCGCTCGGTTGCGATCCGGAGGTTCACAAGAAGGCTGGCTCGGAAAAAAAATTTGAAATCAGCTTTGTCGGCGGAATCCCGCAGGGGTCCAGGAGGCAGCGACTCCTCGCGACGCTGGACGCGCAGTTGCCGATTCATTACGAACGCTGCTTCTGGGACGATATGGCCCGGCTCTTCTCTGAATCGAAAATAGTTTTTAACGAAGCGGTCCGCAATGATCTGAACATGCGGGTCTTCGAGGTCATGTCCACCGGTTCTTTTCTCCTGACCGATCTGGCAAGGAACAGCGGCCAGGACACCCTTTTCAGGGATGGTGAGGATTGCGCGGTATACCGGGATAACGAGATCGTCGACGTGGCCCGCTTTTATCTGGAAAACCAGGCGCTACGGGAGCAGATGGCTGCCCGCGGACAACGCCTTGTTCACAACGCCCATACCTATGGGCATCGGGTCGAAGACCTGCTGGCGGTTGCACTCGGCGGTAAGCCGGACACCTTTTCTGCGGAAGAGTTGCGGGAACGTTCCCTCGTCGGCGTGCCGCCGGTGGATGCCGGGGTCCACGATTCCGCCTGCATCAGCACTGCCCGGCGCAGCTTCGTCATCCCGGTGCTCGACATGTCACCGGCGAGCGAATACAACGTCACCACCCTGTTGCGCGACCTGGAAGGGGTGGAGGGCGACGTGATCGTGGTCTTCAACGGCCAGGAGGTGGCGGAGCAGCTTAAAGGGCACCCCCGCATCGACCGCTACGCCATCATGAAACAGAACATCGGCGTTGCCCGGGCCTGGAACCTGGGGCTGGAGATGGCGGCGACACCGACCGTCTTCATCATGAACGCCGACCTCCATGTGGAGCGGGCCGCCATAGAGGCGCTCGAGCAGGCGTTGCACTCCCTGCCGGATGCCGCCTGTGTCGGCCCCCAGGGGAGCTTCCTCAATTTTGCCCTGACAAGGGATTACCTCTATTTCGACAAGGGAAGTTTCAGCCATCCGATTAAGGTGGATGCCGTCTCAGGGTTCTTCTTTGCGGTCAAACTGGAACATTTCAGCGCCAAGTTGATCCGCTTTGAAAACGGATTCACCCCGTGTTATTTCGAAGAGTGGGATTTGGGACTGCAGATCAAACAGGCTGGCCTTGAGTCCTACATCGTACCCACAACCGCCTATGACCACCACTGGAGCGGCACCATTCGGGCGCTGAGGGAGATTTCCTTCTATGAACGGGCCGAAACAGCCGGCGAAATCCTTGTGCGTAACCGAAAGGTTTTCTTGAACAAGTGGCGGGGAATCGCTGGCCGCGCCGGCAATCAATCTCTGTTCGAGAGCAGATTCCCGGCATACGTTGCGGATCAGGCGCAGGCCCTGATAGCCGAAGGACGGCAGGACGATGCCGGCAAGCTGCTTGCCGAGGCGTCGCTGCGCTATGGAGACGATCCATTAATTGCAGCCTTGCGACGGTTTATCGAGATCCAGGCATGTAAGTCCGATAAGCTCCTGCAAGGGATGGAGGCGTGA
- a CDS encoding class I SAM-dependent methyltransferase gives MINYMLGKLTEQVRESVTLQKDGDLAAAFGGYELVFEALRFYEGLGYGKETENIQRLALEAQPSPMMTLYCHSLILFHRRHYTCALEAIEAALAVAPEITMLHALRGRVQTALGDLPGAYETFSQIQSRDPAFGGAADSLFVLTAEKEMPGEDYYDWLQHFHNWLRPASYVEIGLGHGRSLALAGPDTKAIGVDPYQGFWGRLNYVCPHGPATLFPLTSDDFFAQYDLREVMGRETFDLGFIDGLHLFEQALKDFINLERYARKDSVILIHDCLPIAPVVAERERCTGFWTGDVWRIIPCLKTFRPDLKIMTIPTKPSGLGAVTNLDAASTVLADHYDEIVHYYLSLNCPERFDQRRVVCNVGIADEDYVQGIFAGSTNRTDI, from the coding sequence GTGATAAATTATATGCTCGGCAAATTGACAGAACAGGTGCGTGAGTCGGTAACCCTGCAGAAGGACGGGGATCTGGCCGCTGCATTTGGTGGGTATGAGCTTGTTTTCGAGGCACTTCGATTTTACGAGGGGCTTGGCTACGGTAAAGAGACGGAAAATATTCAACGGTTGGCGCTCGAGGCCCAGCCGAGCCCGATGATGACCCTTTATTGCCATAGTTTGATTCTTTTTCACCGTCGGCACTATACCTGTGCCCTGGAGGCAATCGAGGCCGCTCTGGCGGTAGCACCGGAGATAACGATGCTACACGCGCTCAGGGGTAGGGTCCAGACCGCTCTGGGAGACTTGCCGGGCGCATATGAAACATTTAGCCAAATCCAGTCACGTGATCCCGCCTTCGGCGGAGCGGCCGACAGTCTTTTTGTGCTCACTGCGGAAAAAGAGATGCCGGGAGAAGATTACTACGACTGGCTGCAACATTTTCATAACTGGTTGCGTCCGGCCAGTTATGTCGAGATCGGCCTCGGGCATGGCCGGTCACTTGCCCTGGCCGGTCCAGATACAAAGGCGATTGGGGTCGATCCATACCAGGGATTCTGGGGGCGTCTGAACTATGTCTGCCCCCACGGCCCGGCTACGCTCTTCCCGTTGACGAGCGACGACTTCTTTGCCCAATATGATCTGCGCGAAGTCATGGGGCGGGAAACGTTTGATTTGGGATTTATCGACGGCCTGCACCTGTTCGAACAAGCCCTGAAGGACTTCATCAATCTGGAGCGTTATGCCAGAAAGGATTCGGTCATACTGATCCACGATTGCCTGCCAATTGCCCCAGTCGTTGCGGAGCGGGAGCGCTGTACCGGTTTCTGGACCGGCGATGTGTGGCGGATCATCCCCTGTCTCAAAACATTCAGGCCGGATCTGAAAATCATGACTATCCCGACCAAGCCTTCAGGGTTAGGGGCTGTGACCAATCTCGATGCCGCGTCGACCGTTTTGGCGGATCATTATGATGAAATAGTCCATTATTACCTCTCCCTCAATTGCCCGGAACGCTTTGATCAGCGTCGGGTAGTATGCAACGTGGGAATTGCGGATGAGGATTATGTCCAAGGAATTTTTGCGGGCAGCACAAATAGAACGGATATATAA
- a CDS encoding class I SAM-dependent methyltransferase — protein sequence MANHIQTIFNSPKELNSDAEDFYRDYWTDSGVVKKETIAKNRAIIGKFFPQGLSGKKILEIGVGGEGGTLLLLKDNNEVHGLDVSDSAISNCHRFGINVTKVNLDSGLVPFQADYYDVVFAFEVFEHFANPQHAIEEIRRVLKPGGIFISSIPATFTYHWPRLFYADLFEKGNYEDFLIINEFRVTCFNDWMIHNRYGKYKISPDVTSWSWYCLSEKLGSEDAQGYFDAGLHFWEKRNELGIRTRPIEAIDLFGKSLKSAPDKTDAKLYMAHALLYRAINGDRDEFIKRVEEIIAHLMTRDGGTNIEYLSRLLLINVEANRLGLQLIHPDDYNKLKIKLSQTDGTKAIIEEINREEEISAHLASCQL from the coding sequence ATGGCTAATCATATTCAAACCATCTTCAACTCACCAAAAGAGCTAAACAGTGACGCTGAAGACTTCTATAGAGATTACTGGACCGACTCCGGTGTTGTAAAAAAAGAAACCATCGCAAAGAACAGGGCCATAATCGGCAAATTTTTTCCTCAAGGACTTTCTGGTAAAAAAATACTTGAGATAGGTGTTGGTGGAGAGGGGGGAACCCTCCTCCTGTTGAAGGACAACAATGAAGTTCATGGTCTGGATGTGTCGGATTCTGCCATAAGTAATTGTCACCGATTTGGTATTAACGTGACAAAGGTCAATCTGGACAGTGGGTTAGTACCATTTCAGGCTGATTATTATGACGTTGTCTTTGCTTTTGAGGTTTTCGAGCACTTTGCCAATCCCCAACATGCCATCGAAGAAATCAGGAGAGTTTTGAAGCCTGGTGGAATTTTTATCTCCAGTATTCCTGCCACCTTTACGTATCATTGGCCACGCCTTTTTTATGCAGACCTTTTTGAAAAGGGGAATTATGAAGATTTTCTCATAATAAATGAGTTTAGAGTTACCTGTTTCAATGATTGGATGATACATAATCGTTATGGGAAGTACAAAATCTCTCCCGATGTTACCTCTTGGAGTTGGTACTGCTTATCTGAAAAGTTGGGGTCGGAAGATGCGCAGGGCTATTTTGATGCAGGACTGCATTTTTGGGAAAAGCGCAATGAACTCGGCATCAGAACCAGACCGATTGAAGCAATTGATTTGTTCGGAAAAAGTTTAAAGTCTGCGCCGGACAAAACCGATGCCAAGTTATATATGGCCCATGCATTGCTTTATCGTGCGATTAATGGCGATCGCGATGAGTTTATCAAGCGCGTAGAGGAAATCATCGCTCACCTGATGACTCGGGATGGCGGTACTAATATTGAATACTTGTCAAGGCTACTATTGATCAACGTGGAAGCAAACAGATTGGGATTACAACTTATACATCCAGATGATTATAATAAGCTAAAAATAAAACTGAGTCAGACGGATGGCACTAAAGCAATTATTGAAGAGATAAACCGCGAAGAAGAGATCAGCGCGCATCTTGCCTCTTGTCAGCTGTGA
- a CDS encoding tetratricopeptide repeat protein, producing MREQIATDIPEIWFNCGVTATARGDYAHAENCFRRTLAFVPNSLETLLNLGYVLGEQGKAEEALGCYESVLAEAPGNAKARYNRAAHLLRRGDLAAGFSDYEARFAAIRDVDCRPYPQPRWDGSPLNGRSILVYCEQGFGDAILFGRYVPLLAGQGGKVVLEAQPPLLSLLATLPGVDRVVAKSANPPVTDCHIPLLTLPHLFGTTLETIPVSVPYLFPSESLTSVWRARTASEPGILRIGLVWAGKERPYPNRSCPPECLVPLLATPGARFFSLQIGERERFPLPPEFAAGVIDHTDGIRVFADTAALILTLDLVITIDSAVAHLAGALGKPVWTLLPCAADWRWLEDRSDSPWYPTMRLFRQPAPGDWGAVINAVAGTLRAVTTHEAVAAALTDEQCDSLFRGAMESLEHNVPDAAAAQFLKLLPLFPDNPAVWFNLGRARRLQRNRADAEKCFRRALLLKPDSPDIWLALGRLYLELKAFEEAETCLGKAHELAPGSVDILLDLGAALVPQGKTTEAFCCDQKILAIKPDCTEAIYNMGFLQLRSGDFLSGFANFEQRLSIERFQIDPRIYPQQRWDGSPLAGKTILVFGEQGMGDSIQFSRYIPLIAQRGGKVVFEVEKPLVPLFNSLPGVARVVAKSGTPPATDVYIQSLSLPHIFHTTIDTVPNRVPYLTPEPSKVAAWRQLLAGDSAFRVGLVWRGNPLNPLDQDRSSSLAAFSPLAALDGVSYYSLQVGPAAEEAASPPAGMEITDLTSRLEDFSDTAALIANLDLVISIETAVAHLAGALGRPVWVLLSHNHCWRWLAGRDDSPWYPTMRLFRQERPGDWGGAVQRVKNALESLVRERAN from the coding sequence GTGAGAGAACAGATAGCGACCGACATCCCCGAAATTTGGTTTAATTGCGGTGTTACCGCTACGGCGCGGGGCGATTATGCCCACGCTGAAAACTGTTTCCGCCGGACACTGGCTTTTGTACCAAACTCCCTGGAAACCCTGCTGAACCTTGGGTATGTGCTGGGCGAACAGGGAAAGGCGGAAGAGGCGCTCGGCTGCTACGAATCGGTCCTGGCCGAGGCTCCTGGAAACGCCAAGGCACGCTACAACAGGGCTGCACATCTTCTCCGCAGGGGGGATCTGGCTGCCGGATTTTCCGACTACGAGGCTCGCTTTGCCGCCATTCGGGATGTGGACTGCCGCCCCTACCCCCAGCCCCGCTGGGACGGTTCCCCTCTAAACGGCCGCAGCATCCTGGTTTACTGCGAGCAGGGGTTCGGCGACGCGATCCTGTTTGGCCGATACGTGCCGCTGCTGGCCGGCCAGGGCGGAAAGGTGGTGCTGGAGGCGCAACCGCCGCTGTTGTCCCTCCTGGCGACGCTGCCCGGCGTCGACAGGGTTGTTGCAAAGTCCGCAAATCCGCCGGTCACGGATTGTCATATCCCCCTGCTCACTCTCCCCCACCTCTTCGGGACGACCCTGGAAACCATTCCCGTCTCGGTACCGTACCTTTTCCCCTCTGAATCTCTGACCTCAGTCTGGCGCGCGCGTACAGCATCTGAGCCGGGTATCCTGCGTATCGGCCTGGTTTGGGCCGGCAAGGAACGCCCCTACCCCAACCGCTCCTGTCCCCCCGAATGCCTCGTGCCGCTCCTGGCCACGCCGGGAGCCCGCTTCTTCTCCCTGCAGATCGGCGAACGGGAGCGGTTTCCCCTTCCGCCGGAGTTTGCCGCAGGGGTGATCGACCATACGGATGGCATCAGGGTCTTTGCCGACACCGCCGCCCTGATCCTCACCCTCGACCTGGTCATCACCATCGATTCCGCAGTTGCCCACTTGGCTGGCGCGCTCGGCAAGCCGGTCTGGACTCTCCTCCCCTGTGCCGCGGACTGGCGCTGGCTGGAAGACCGGAGCGACTCCCCCTGGTATCCGACCATGCGGCTGTTCCGGCAACCGGCCCCAGGCGATTGGGGGGCGGTGATTAATGCGGTCGCAGGAACGTTACGCGCCGTGACAACGCACGAAGCAGTGGCGGCCGCCTTGACGGACGAGCAGTGCGATTCCCTGTTCCGGGGGGCCATGGAATCCCTCGAGCACAACGTCCCAGACGCCGCTGCCGCCCAATTTCTCAAACTCCTGCCGTTGTTCCCGGACAATCCGGCTGTCTGGTTCAACCTGGGGCGCGCCCGCCGTCTCCAAAGAAACCGTGCCGATGCGGAGAAGTGCTTTCGCCGGGCGCTCCTCTTGAAACCCGACAGCCCCGACATCTGGCTCGCCCTGGGCCGCCTCTACCTGGAACTGAAGGCGTTCGAGGAGGCGGAGACGTGCTTGGGGAAGGCGCATGAACTCGCGCCGGGATCGGTTGATATCTTGCTCGACCTGGGTGCTGCATTGGTCCCCCAGGGGAAAACAACAGAAGCCTTCTGCTGCGACCAGAAGATCCTCGCCATCAAGCCAGACTGCACGGAAGCCATCTATAACATGGGGTTTTTGCAGCTGCGTAGCGGTGATTTTCTGTCCGGCTTCGCCAACTTCGAACAGCGCCTTTCCATAGAGAGGTTTCAGATCGACCCGCGCATCTATCCCCAGCAGCGGTGGGATGGTTCCCCCCTGGCGGGGAAAACCATCCTCGTGTTTGGGGAGCAGGGCATGGGTGATTCAATCCAGTTTTCCCGCTACATCCCCCTGATCGCCCAACGCGGCGGCAAGGTCGTTTTTGAAGTCGAGAAGCCGCTTGTCCCGCTGTTCAACTCTCTCCCCGGCGTGGCACGGGTTGTAGCGAAATCCGGGACGCCGCCGGCCACGGATGTGTACATCCAATCACTCAGCCTCCCGCATATCTTCCACACAACTATCGACACCGTGCCAAACCGCGTCCCGTACCTCACCCCTGAGCCGTCAAAGGTGGCGGCGTGGCGACAGCTGCTGGCGGGCGATTCTGCATTCCGTGTCGGGTTGGTCTGGCGCGGCAATCCCCTGAATCCGCTGGACCAGGACCGTTCCAGCTCATTGGCGGCATTTTCGCCACTCGCGGCTCTGGACGGCGTCAGCTATTACAGCCTCCAGGTGGGACCCGCGGCGGAAGAGGCTGCGTCTCCGCCCGCAGGCATGGAGATCACGGACCTGACCAGCCGGTTGGAAGACTTCTCCGATACCGCCGCCTTGATCGCCAATCTCGACCTGGTCATAAGCATCGAGACGGCGGTTGCCCATCTGGCCGGCGCCCTTGGCAGGCCGGTCTGGGTGCTGTTGTCCCATAATCACTGTTGGCGCTGGCTTGCCGGGCGGGATGATTCGCCCTGGTATCCCACCATGCGCCTGTTCCGGCAGGAGCGCCCGGGGGATTGGGGCGGAGCGGTCCAACGGGTCAAGAACGCCTTGGAGTCATTGGTACGTGAACGAGCAAACTGA